The DNA sequence CACGGCGGCGGTGCCTGTCCACCCGCGCCCGCTATGTCCGACGTGCCGGAGCCGGCCGCGGAGGTCGTGGCGATCGTGGCCGAATTCCCAAGAAACGCCGCTGGATCTCGTCATACGGGCACGATCGCCGCGCCGCCCTGCGCCATCACGGGCCCGCGAGCGCCTCCCGGCTCCCCGGCGTCCTCGCCGCCCCGCCGACCACCGCCACCGGCGAGCACCCGACCCGGTGACCGCAGGCCCAGCCCTCCACCGCCCTCGGCGCCGCTCCGCTTTTCAGTCAAGACCACCCGCACCCCGGCAGACCGACAAGGCCGCCCAGCAGACCCGACCCGCCGATCCGTCAGGCGCGTCACCGGCGAGCACCCGACCCGACGACCGCAGGCCCGGCCCCCGGCGTGCTCGCTGCCGCCGTCCCGTCGAGTCCGCCCGGCACCCGGCAGGCCGACAAGGCCGCCCAGCCGACCCGACCCGCCCCGGCTCGGCGCACCGCCACCGGCGGTGCCCGCTCCCTCGACCGGGGGCCTCGGCCCGCCCCGTCTCCGGTGCCCGCTGCTCCCCATCCTTCAGCCCGCCGCCCGGCCGGGGGCAAGGCCAGGGCAATTCGCGTAGCGGATCCGAACCGCACGGCCCGGCCGCCCATGGGAGCCGGACCGATTCTTAGGCGGTGGTCAGCTCCAGCAGTCCGGTGGCGACGTCGCCGAGGGTGTCCCCCACGGCGTCGGGCTCGGCGAACACGTCGCCATAGCGGCCTTCGAGCCTGCTGCACCAACCCGCGAGGCAGCCCGCGCGTTTCGCCCCGTGGCAGTCCCAGGCGTGCACGGCGACCAGGGCCAGGTGTTCGCGCGGGGTCTCCAGCGCCGTGGCGGCGGCGTGGTAGACCTCAGGCGACGGCTTCCAGACGCCCGCCTCCTCGGCGGTGACGACCCTGTCGACGAATTGGTCCAGGCCGGAGGAGCCGAGGAAGCGGGCGGTGGCGGCTGGGCTGCCCATCGTCAGGCAGCCGATGCGGATCCCGGCCTCCTGGAGTCTGCGCATGGCGGGCTCGGCGTCGGGGTGCGGGGGCAGGTCGCCGAAGCCGTCGAGGACATGGCCGATGGCGTCCTCGGAGGCGGTGTCGCCGGAGGCGGTGCGCAGCGCTTGGCGGGCGATGTCGGGGAAGGGGCGCAGTTCGCCGCTGAGCGCCAGCGCCATGGCGTCGCGCTGGATTCGCAGGAACCACGGGCGCAGCAGCTCCGCCGGCTGGCCGACCTCGGTGAAGCGCCGACTCAGCGGTTCGAGGTCGATCAGCGTCTCCAGGACGTCGAACGCGACGGCGTAAGGGTGGTGCGGGTGCACGGCCATGGGTGTCTCCCTCGGTTGCGACGGTGCGCTGCGGTGCAAGGGGCCGGGTGAGCAGAACCACATCCGAGACGCCGACGCGCGGTGCGGACGTGTGCGCCGTCTCGGGCGAAGTCGGCCAGCCCGGCGGTGTTTCTCCTGGGCACGGTTGGCTCTCGGCTCGACGGTGCGGGCTCGGGAACGGTCGTCACAGGACAACTCGCCGCGGTGCGGCACGGGCAAACATCTCCGATCACGGGCTGTGCCGGGGGTCGAGTGACTCCGTCGACGGGCTGCGCCGAGTTGGCGTTCGGCGAGTGGGCCGCTATAGTCGGCCGAGTCGCTATGGCCCCGTCCGATCCGGGCAGGAGGCCGAGGCGATGCCTCACTCGGTCGGTGACCGTCGCTCGACGGTCCGGGCCGCATCGGTAGGTTCGTTCGCTGTTT is a window from the Streptomonospora litoralis genome containing:
- a CDS encoding haloacid dehalogenase type II, whose protein sequence is MAVHPHHPYAVAFDVLETLIDLEPLSRRFTEVGQPAELLRPWFLRIQRDAMALALSGELRPFPDIARQALRTASGDTASEDAIGHVLDGFGDLPPHPDAEPAMRRLQEAGIRIGCLTMGSPAATARFLGSSGLDQFVDRVVTAEEAGVWKPSPEVYHAAATALETPREHLALVAVHAWDCHGAKRAGCLAGWCSRLEGRYGDVFAEPDAVGDTLGDVATGLLELTTA